Proteins from a single region of Ziziphus jujuba cultivar Dongzao chromosome 1, ASM3175591v1:
- the LOC112490037 gene encoding pleiotropic drug resistance protein 1 isoform X3: MTLLLGPPSSGKTTFLLALAGKLDPELELAGRVTYNGHDMNEFIPQRTAAYISQHDVHIGEMTVRETLAFSARCQGVGTRYDMLAELSRRERAANIKPDPDVDIYMKAAAIEGQKTSVVTDYILKVLGLEVCADTIVGDEMLRGISGGQRKRVTTGEMLVGPTKALFMDEISTGLDSSTTYQIVKSLKHLVHIFQGTAVISLLQPAPETYNLFDNVILLSDGQIVYQGPREEVLDFFESIGFKCPERKGIADFLQEVISRKDQEQYWLRKEEPYSFVTVKEFAEAFQTFHVGQKVGDELATPFDKSKNHPAALTTKFYGVNKKELLRACISREYLLMKRNSFVYIFKLSQIAVMALITMTLFLRIKMHHNSIEDGEIYAGALFFSMIVTMFNGMAELSMTIAKLSVFYKQRDLLFYPSWAYALPTWIVKIPITFLEVAVWVFLTYYVIGFDPNVERLCRLFRQYLLLLCVNQMASALFRLIAALSRNMIVANTFGSFAFLALFVLGGYVLSREDIKKWWIWGFWASPMMYGQNAILVNEFLGNNWRHILPNSTEPLGIEVLRSHGFFTDAYWYWLGVGASIGFVLLFNIEFGKAKSIKSEDESNNQNGRAGEAIQLPRRERSSSHQTWTHNKKKGMILPFEPHSVTFDNVVYSVDMPQEMKCQGVVEDRLVLLKGLSGTFRPGVLTALMGVSGAGKTTLMDVLAGRKTGGYINGDIRISGYPKKQETFARISGYCEQNDIHSPHVTVYESLLYSAWLRLPSEVDSETIKMFIEEVMELVELNSLRQALVGFPGVNGLSTEQRKRLTIAVELVANPSIIFMDEPTSGLDARAAAIVMRTVRNTVDTGRTVVCTIHQPSIDIFEAFDEVFLMKHGGQEIYVGPLGHHSCHLIKYFEGIEGVSKINDGHNPATWMLEVASSAQEMVLGIDFANVYKNSELYWRNKQLIKELSSPAPGSRDLYFPTKYSQSFLTQYMTCFWKQRLSYWRNPTYTAVRFLFTTFLALMFGTVFWDLGSKRRRQQDLINAMGSMYTAVLFVGFQNAASVQPVIAIERTVFYREKAAGMYSDLPYAFAQVTIEIPYIFSQCVVYGIIVYAMTGFEWTAAKFFWYLFFMYFTLLYFTFYGMMMVAVTPNQHIALVVSNVFYGLWNLFSGFIIPRTVRLFVTPCSTSFCSVNIFVLINSNQLFFYFYFYFILTLVS; this comes from the exons ATGACATTGCTATTGGGTCCTCCAAGTTCTGGTAAGACCACATTCTTGTTAGCTTTGGCGGGAAAGCTTGACCCCGAATTAGAG TTAGCTGGAAGGGTGACTTATAATGGGCATGACATGAATGAGTTTATACCTCAGAGAACTGCTGCCTACATCAGTCAACATGATGTCCACATTGGAGAAATGACTGTAAGGGAAACATTGGCTTTCTCTGCTAGATGCCAAGGAGTCGGAACCAGATATG ATATGCTGGCAGAGTTGTCTAGAAGAGAGAGAGCAGCTAATATCAAGCCTGATCCAGATGTTGATATCTACATGAAG GCAGCAGCAATAGAAGGTCAAAAGACAAGTGTGGTGACTGATTATATTCTGAAG GTTTTGGGATTGGAAGTCTGTGCTGATACCATAGTTGGGGATGAAATGTTAAGGGGAATATCTGGAGGACAGAGGAAGCGTGTTACAACAG GGGAGATGCTTGTTGGACCAACAAAGGCGCTGTTCATGGATGAAATATCAACTGGTTTGGACAGCTCGACGACTTATCAAATCGTGAAGTCGCTCAAGCATCTTGTTCATATTTTTCAAGGAACTGCTGTCATCTCACTACTCCAGCCTGCACCAGAGACTTATAATCTTTTTGATAATGTGATTCTCCTCTCTGATGGTCAGATTGTGTACCAGGGTCCACGGGAAGAAGTTCTTGATTTTTTTGAATCTATTGGTTTTAAGTGTCCTGAGAGGAAAGGGATTGCTGATTTTCTTCAAGag GTAATATCAAGAAAAGATCAGGAGCAGTATTGGTTACGGAAAGAGGAGCCTTACAGTTTTGTCACAGTTAAGGAATTTGCCGAAGCTTTCCAAACATTCCATGTGGGACAGAAAGTAGGAGATGAGCTTGCAACTCCATTTGACAAGAGCAAGAACCACCCAGCTGCTTTGACAACCAAATTTTATGGAGTAAATAAGAAGGAGCTCTTAAGAGCTTGTATCTCAAGAGAATACTTGCTTATGAAGAGGAACTCTTTTGTTTACATCTTCAAGCTTTCACAA ATTGCAGTGATGGCACTGATTACAATGACACTCTTCTTAAGAATCAAGATGCATCACAATTCTATTGAGGATGGAGAAATTTATGCTGGTGCTTTGTTCTTCTCTATGATTGTAACAATGTTTAATGGAATGGCAGAGCTTTCCATGACCATTGCCAAGCTGTCAGTCTTCTACAAGCAGAGGGACCTCCTGTTCTACCCTTCATGGGCATATGCTCTTCCAACATGGATTGTCAAGATTCCTATCACATTTCTAGAGGTTGCAGTTTGGGTTTTCCTTACATACTACGTAATTGGGTTTGATCCAAATGTTGAAAG ATTATGCAGGTTATTTAGGCAATATCTTCTGCTGTTATGTGTGAACCAGATGGCTTCTGCATTGTTCCGATTGATTGCAGCATTGAGTAGGAACATGATTGTTGCAAACACGTTTGGGTCCTTTGCCTTTCTGGCACTTTTTGTATTGGGTGGCTATGTGCTCTCTAGAG AGGATATTAAGAAATGGTGGATTTGGGGTTTCTGGGCTTCCCCTATGATGTATGGCCAGAATGCAATACTAGTTAATGAGTTCCTTGGAAACAATTGGAGACAT ATCCTGCCAAACTCTACTGAACCTCTAGGAATTGAAGTTTTGAGGAGCCATGGGTTCTTTACGGATGCATATTGGTATTGGCTTGGTGTGGGGGCATCCATTGGATTTGTGTTACTTTTCAACATTG AATTTGGGAAGGCAAAATCCATCAAATCAGAAGATGAGAGCAACAACCAGAATGGCAGAGCTGGGGAAGCCATTCAATTACCACGAAGAGAAAGAAGCTCAAGTCACCAAACTTGGActcataataagaaaaaaggaatGATTCTTCCATTTGAACCACATTCCGTTACCTTTGATAATGTTGTATATTCTGTGGACATGCCTCAG GAAATGAAGTGTCAGGGTGTTGTAGAGGATAGATTGGTTCTCCTGAAGGGCTTGAGTGGCACTTTCAGGCCCGGTGTTTTAACTGCTTTAATGGGAGTTAGTGGCGCTGGTAAAACAACTTTGATGGATGTCCTGGCTGGTAGGAAAACTGGTGGATATATTAATGGAGATATCAGAATTTCTGGATACCCTAAGAAGCAAGAAACATTTGCACGAATTTCAGGATACTGTGAGCAAAATGACATCCACTCACCACATGTTACTGTATATGAGTCCTTGCTCTACTCAGCCTGGCTCCGTTTACCATCAGAAGTTGATTCTGAGACCATAAAG ATGTTCATCGAAGAAGTGATGGAGCTGGTGGAACTCAACTCATTGAGGCAAGCACTAGTTGGATTTCCTGGTGTCAATGGTCTCTCAACTGAGCAGCGGAAAAGGTTAACAATTGCTGTTGAGTTAGTGGCTAATCCCTCTATAATTTTCATGGATGAGCCAACTTCAGGATTAGATGCAAGAGCTGCTGCAATTGTCATGAGAACAGTTAGGAACACTGTGGATACTGGAAGAACGGTTGTGTGCACCATTCATCAGCCAAGCATTGACATATTCGAAGCTTTTGATGAG GTATTCCTAATGAAGCATGGAGGACAAGAAATATATGTTGGGCCATTGGGTCACCATTCTTGCCATCTAATCAAGTATTTTGAG GGAATAGAAGGAGTCAGCAAAATAAATGACGGCCATAATCCAGCAACTTGGATGCTGGAAGTTGCTTCTTCAGCACAAGAAATGGTTCTAGGAATTGACTTTGCTAATGTATACAAAAATTCAGAACTATACTG GAGAAACAAGCAACTTATTAAAGAACTGAGCAGCCCTGCTCCAGGTTCAAGGGATCTCTATTTTCCCACCAAATACTCACAATCATTTCTAACCCAATATATGACTTGCTTTTGGAAACAACGTCTGTCTTACTGGCGCAACCCAACTTACACTGCTGTACGATTTCTCTTCACCACTTTCTTAGCATTGATGTTTGGAACTGTGTTCTGGGACCTGGGCTCCAAAAG GAGAAGGCAACAAGATTTGATAAATGCAATGGGATCTATGTATACTGCTGTTCTCTTTGTTGGCTTCCAAAATGCTGCGTCAGTGCAACCTGTAATTGCCATTGAAAGAACAGTCTTCTACAGAGAAAAAGCTGCTGGAATGTATTCAGACTTGCCATATGCATTTGCACAG GTAACGATTGAGATTCCATATATCTTTTCACAGTGTGTAGTCTATGGCATCATTGTGTATGCAATGACGGGATTTGAATGGACAGCTGCCAAATTCTTTTGGTATCTGTTCTTCATGTATTTCACATTGCTGTACTTCACCTTTTATGGCATGATGATGGTGGCCGTGACACCAAACCAGCACATTGCACTCGTTGTTTCTAATGTATTTTACGGATTATGGAATCTCTTTTCAGGATTCATAATCCCGCGAACTGTAAGACTTTTTGTTACCCCTTGCTCGACTAGTTTCTGCTCCGTAAacatttttgtgttaattaattctaaccaattgtttttttatttttatttttattttattttgactttggTCTCCTGA
- the LOC112490037 gene encoding pleiotropic drug resistance protein 1 isoform X1 encodes MTLLLGPPSSGKTTFLLALAGKLDPELELAGRVTYNGHDMNEFIPQRTAAYISQHDVHIGEMTVRETLAFSARCQGVGTRYDMLAELSRRERAANIKPDPDVDIYMKAAAIEGQKTSVVTDYILKVLGLEVCADTIVGDEMLRGISGGQRKRVTTGEMLVGPTKALFMDEISTGLDSSTTYQIVKSLKHLVHIFQGTAVISLLQPAPETYNLFDNVILLSDGQIVYQGPREEVLDFFESIGFKCPERKGIADFLQEVISRKDQEQYWLRKEEPYSFVTVKEFAEAFQTFHVGQKVGDELATPFDKSKNHPAALTTKFYGVNKKELLRACISREYLLMKRNSFVYIFKLSQIAVMALITMTLFLRIKMHHNSIEDGEIYAGALFFSMIVTMFNGMAELSMTIAKLSVFYKQRDLLFYPSWAYALPTWIVKIPITFLEVAVWVFLTYYVIGFDPNVERLCRLFRQYLLLLCVNQMASALFRLIAALSRNMIVANTFGSFAFLALFVLGGYVLSREDIKKWWIWGFWASPMMYGQNAILVNEFLGNNWRHILPNSTEPLGIEVLRSHGFFTDAYWYWLGVGASIGFVLLFNIGYVLSLTCLNEFGKAKSIKSEDESNNQNGRAGEAIQLPRRERSSSHQTWTHNKKKGMILPFEPHSVTFDNVVYSVDMPQEMKCQGVVEDRLVLLKGLSGTFRPGVLTALMGVSGAGKTTLMDVLAGRKTGGYINGDIRISGYPKKQETFARISGYCEQNDIHSPHVTVYESLLYSAWLRLPSEVDSETIKMFIEEVMELVELNSLRQALVGFPGVNGLSTEQRKRLTIAVELVANPSIIFMDEPTSGLDARAAAIVMRTVRNTVDTGRTVVCTIHQPSIDIFEAFDEVFLMKHGGQEIYVGPLGHHSCHLIKYFEGIEGVSKINDGHNPATWMLEVASSAQEMVLGIDFANVYKNSELYWRNKQLIKELSSPAPGSRDLYFPTKYSQSFLTQYMTCFWKQRLSYWRNPTYTAVRFLFTTFLALMFGTVFWDLGSKRRRQQDLINAMGSMYTAVLFVGFQNAASVQPVIAIERTVFYREKAAGMYSDLPYAFAQVTIEIPYIFSQCVVYGIIVYAMTGFEWTAAKFFWYLFFMYFTLLYFTFYGMMMVAVTPNQHIALVVSNVFYGLWNLFSGFIIPRTVRLFVTPCSTSFCSVNIFVLINSNQLFFYFYFYFILTLVS; translated from the exons ATGACATTGCTATTGGGTCCTCCAAGTTCTGGTAAGACCACATTCTTGTTAGCTTTGGCGGGAAAGCTTGACCCCGAATTAGAG TTAGCTGGAAGGGTGACTTATAATGGGCATGACATGAATGAGTTTATACCTCAGAGAACTGCTGCCTACATCAGTCAACATGATGTCCACATTGGAGAAATGACTGTAAGGGAAACATTGGCTTTCTCTGCTAGATGCCAAGGAGTCGGAACCAGATATG ATATGCTGGCAGAGTTGTCTAGAAGAGAGAGAGCAGCTAATATCAAGCCTGATCCAGATGTTGATATCTACATGAAG GCAGCAGCAATAGAAGGTCAAAAGACAAGTGTGGTGACTGATTATATTCTGAAG GTTTTGGGATTGGAAGTCTGTGCTGATACCATAGTTGGGGATGAAATGTTAAGGGGAATATCTGGAGGACAGAGGAAGCGTGTTACAACAG GGGAGATGCTTGTTGGACCAACAAAGGCGCTGTTCATGGATGAAATATCAACTGGTTTGGACAGCTCGACGACTTATCAAATCGTGAAGTCGCTCAAGCATCTTGTTCATATTTTTCAAGGAACTGCTGTCATCTCACTACTCCAGCCTGCACCAGAGACTTATAATCTTTTTGATAATGTGATTCTCCTCTCTGATGGTCAGATTGTGTACCAGGGTCCACGGGAAGAAGTTCTTGATTTTTTTGAATCTATTGGTTTTAAGTGTCCTGAGAGGAAAGGGATTGCTGATTTTCTTCAAGag GTAATATCAAGAAAAGATCAGGAGCAGTATTGGTTACGGAAAGAGGAGCCTTACAGTTTTGTCACAGTTAAGGAATTTGCCGAAGCTTTCCAAACATTCCATGTGGGACAGAAAGTAGGAGATGAGCTTGCAACTCCATTTGACAAGAGCAAGAACCACCCAGCTGCTTTGACAACCAAATTTTATGGAGTAAATAAGAAGGAGCTCTTAAGAGCTTGTATCTCAAGAGAATACTTGCTTATGAAGAGGAACTCTTTTGTTTACATCTTCAAGCTTTCACAA ATTGCAGTGATGGCACTGATTACAATGACACTCTTCTTAAGAATCAAGATGCATCACAATTCTATTGAGGATGGAGAAATTTATGCTGGTGCTTTGTTCTTCTCTATGATTGTAACAATGTTTAATGGAATGGCAGAGCTTTCCATGACCATTGCCAAGCTGTCAGTCTTCTACAAGCAGAGGGACCTCCTGTTCTACCCTTCATGGGCATATGCTCTTCCAACATGGATTGTCAAGATTCCTATCACATTTCTAGAGGTTGCAGTTTGGGTTTTCCTTACATACTACGTAATTGGGTTTGATCCAAATGTTGAAAG ATTATGCAGGTTATTTAGGCAATATCTTCTGCTGTTATGTGTGAACCAGATGGCTTCTGCATTGTTCCGATTGATTGCAGCATTGAGTAGGAACATGATTGTTGCAAACACGTTTGGGTCCTTTGCCTTTCTGGCACTTTTTGTATTGGGTGGCTATGTGCTCTCTAGAG AGGATATTAAGAAATGGTGGATTTGGGGTTTCTGGGCTTCCCCTATGATGTATGGCCAGAATGCAATACTAGTTAATGAGTTCCTTGGAAACAATTGGAGACAT ATCCTGCCAAACTCTACTGAACCTCTAGGAATTGAAGTTTTGAGGAGCCATGGGTTCTTTACGGATGCATATTGGTATTGGCTTGGTGTGGGGGCATCCATTGGATTTGTGTTACTTTTCAACATTGGTTATGTTCTCTCACTCACTTGCCTAAATG AATTTGGGAAGGCAAAATCCATCAAATCAGAAGATGAGAGCAACAACCAGAATGGCAGAGCTGGGGAAGCCATTCAATTACCACGAAGAGAAAGAAGCTCAAGTCACCAAACTTGGActcataataagaaaaaaggaatGATTCTTCCATTTGAACCACATTCCGTTACCTTTGATAATGTTGTATATTCTGTGGACATGCCTCAG GAAATGAAGTGTCAGGGTGTTGTAGAGGATAGATTGGTTCTCCTGAAGGGCTTGAGTGGCACTTTCAGGCCCGGTGTTTTAACTGCTTTAATGGGAGTTAGTGGCGCTGGTAAAACAACTTTGATGGATGTCCTGGCTGGTAGGAAAACTGGTGGATATATTAATGGAGATATCAGAATTTCTGGATACCCTAAGAAGCAAGAAACATTTGCACGAATTTCAGGATACTGTGAGCAAAATGACATCCACTCACCACATGTTACTGTATATGAGTCCTTGCTCTACTCAGCCTGGCTCCGTTTACCATCAGAAGTTGATTCTGAGACCATAAAG ATGTTCATCGAAGAAGTGATGGAGCTGGTGGAACTCAACTCATTGAGGCAAGCACTAGTTGGATTTCCTGGTGTCAATGGTCTCTCAACTGAGCAGCGGAAAAGGTTAACAATTGCTGTTGAGTTAGTGGCTAATCCCTCTATAATTTTCATGGATGAGCCAACTTCAGGATTAGATGCAAGAGCTGCTGCAATTGTCATGAGAACAGTTAGGAACACTGTGGATACTGGAAGAACGGTTGTGTGCACCATTCATCAGCCAAGCATTGACATATTCGAAGCTTTTGATGAG GTATTCCTAATGAAGCATGGAGGACAAGAAATATATGTTGGGCCATTGGGTCACCATTCTTGCCATCTAATCAAGTATTTTGAG GGAATAGAAGGAGTCAGCAAAATAAATGACGGCCATAATCCAGCAACTTGGATGCTGGAAGTTGCTTCTTCAGCACAAGAAATGGTTCTAGGAATTGACTTTGCTAATGTATACAAAAATTCAGAACTATACTG GAGAAACAAGCAACTTATTAAAGAACTGAGCAGCCCTGCTCCAGGTTCAAGGGATCTCTATTTTCCCACCAAATACTCACAATCATTTCTAACCCAATATATGACTTGCTTTTGGAAACAACGTCTGTCTTACTGGCGCAACCCAACTTACACTGCTGTACGATTTCTCTTCACCACTTTCTTAGCATTGATGTTTGGAACTGTGTTCTGGGACCTGGGCTCCAAAAG GAGAAGGCAACAAGATTTGATAAATGCAATGGGATCTATGTATACTGCTGTTCTCTTTGTTGGCTTCCAAAATGCTGCGTCAGTGCAACCTGTAATTGCCATTGAAAGAACAGTCTTCTACAGAGAAAAAGCTGCTGGAATGTATTCAGACTTGCCATATGCATTTGCACAG GTAACGATTGAGATTCCATATATCTTTTCACAGTGTGTAGTCTATGGCATCATTGTGTATGCAATGACGGGATTTGAATGGACAGCTGCCAAATTCTTTTGGTATCTGTTCTTCATGTATTTCACATTGCTGTACTTCACCTTTTATGGCATGATGATGGTGGCCGTGACACCAAACCAGCACATTGCACTCGTTGTTTCTAATGTATTTTACGGATTATGGAATCTCTTTTCAGGATTCATAATCCCGCGAACTGTAAGACTTTTTGTTACCCCTTGCTCGACTAGTTTCTGCTCCGTAAacatttttgtgttaattaattctaaccaattgtttttttatttttatttttattttattttgactttggTCTCCTGA